Proteins encoded by one window of Anaerolineales bacterium:
- a CDS encoding serine/threonine-protein kinase, which translates to MVETQKFAGDNKRPQGTDGALQVGAVLNNRYKITGVLGVGGMGSVYLARDMNFPTVTRNVAVKEMLNLATDPQLREVTVRNFEREANILADLNHPAIPKIYDYFSSRDRAYLVMEYINGKDLEAIVNSVQDFLPYPMVKKWTLELCDVLSYLHTRGEPIIFRDMKPSNVMIDAYGLVRLIDFGIAKAFQSDQKKGTQIGTEGYSPPEQYKGEATPAGDIYALGATIHHILTRRDPRLEPPFSFMERMVRDINPNVPEGFAKIITQALAYNPLERFTNATEMKAAIEELDKISAPSVQTGARTQFISGTTTFDNEVSKGGVQAVWKFRVEDELRSSPVHYKGMLYVTAYDNNLYALNAADGAFKWKFPTENGISTTPGIAPDENLIIFGSEDGNLYAVDLRTGKVQWTHRTDGPIRGSVAIEHGHIFFGSDDAKLYAIRLMNGRLAWKYEGAGAIRSRPAVTDDRIVFGIESGEVIGLDLSGALKWKFKAKRAVTASPLIHDQIAYVGSMDAHIYAIDVQTGWGIWRVRTQNAVLSTPAINGRALYVGSADGYMYALDVAANGRELWKYKTDGQVIGSPVVADNQIYFGGIDTYIYSLEPKKGNLRWKYQTNGAITASPCIVGNMLYIGSTDKHVYALNV; encoded by the coding sequence ATGGTTGAAACTCAAAAGTTCGCGGGCGATAACAAGCGCCCACAAGGGACAGACGGCGCTCTGCAAGTGGGCGCTGTTCTCAATAACCGCTACAAAATCACCGGCGTCCTCGGCGTCGGCGGGATGGGGTCGGTCTACCTCGCCCGCGATATGAATTTCCCAACGGTGACGCGCAACGTCGCCGTGAAGGAAATGCTCAACCTTGCCACCGACCCCCAACTACGGGAAGTCACCGTGCGCAACTTCGAGCGCGAGGCGAATATCCTTGCTGATTTGAACCATCCAGCAATTCCTAAGATTTACGACTACTTCTCTAGCCGAGATCGCGCTTACCTGGTGATGGAATACATCAACGGGAAAGACCTCGAAGCGATTGTGAACAGCGTTCAAGACTTCCTGCCCTATCCGATGGTCAAGAAGTGGACTCTGGAACTCTGCGACGTGCTGAGCTACCTCCACACTCGCGGCGAACCGATCATCTTCCGCGATATGAAGCCCTCCAACGTCATGATCGACGCCTACGGGCTTGTCCGCCTGATTGACTTCGGCATCGCTAAAGCCTTCCAGAGCGACCAGAAAAAAGGGACACAGATCGGCACGGAGGGCTACTCCCCCCCCGAACAATACAAAGGCGAGGCAACCCCCGCTGGCGATATTTATGCGCTAGGGGCGACGATCCATCACATCCTCACCCGCCGCGATCCACGCCTTGAGCCGCCCTTCAGCTTTATGGAGCGGATGGTGCGTGACATCAACCCCAACGTCCCAGAGGGGTTCGCTAAAATCATCACGCAGGCACTTGCCTATAACCCCTTAGAGCGGTTCACCAACGCCACTGAGATGAAGGCTGCCATTGAGGAACTGGACAAAATCAGCGCCCCTTCCGTCCAAACCGGGGCGCGAACCCAGTTCATCAGCGGGACGACAACCTTTGATAACGAAGTGAGCAAGGGCGGCGTCCAAGCCGTCTGGAAATTCCGCGTTGAAGATGAACTGCGTTCCTCCCCTGTTCATTACAAAGGGATGCTCTACGTCACCGCCTATGACAACAACCTCTATGCCCTGAACGCCGCTGATGGGGCATTCAAGTGGAAATTCCCCACCGAAAACGGCATTTCAACGACGCCCGGCATTGCCCCCGACGAAAATTTGATCATTTTTGGCTCGGAAGATGGTAACCTCTACGCTGTTGACCTGCGCACAGGGAAAGTTCAATGGACACACCGCACCGATGGTCCGATTCGCGGTTCGGTGGCAATCGAACATGGGCATATCTTCTTTGGCAGCGACGATGCCAAACTCTATGCCATTCGCCTCATGAACGGGCGCTTGGCATGGAAGTATGAAGGCGCTGGCGCCATCCGCAGCCGCCCCGCCGTCACTGATGATCGGATTGTCTTTGGCATTGAAAGTGGCGAAGTGATCGGGCTTGATCTCTCTGGGGCGCTGAAGTGGAAGTTTAAAGCGAAACGGGCAGTCACTGCCTCCCCGCTCATCCACGACCAAATTGCCTATGTGGGGTCGATGGACGCCCATATCTATGCGATTGACGTGCAAACAGGGTGGGGTATCTGGCGCGTCCGCACCCAAAATGCTGTCCTGTCCACCCCTGCCATCAACGGGCGGGCGCTCTATGTCGGCTCGGCAGATGGGTATATGTATGCTCTTGATGTGGCGGCAAATGGGCGTGAGTTATGGAAATACAAGACGGATGGGCAAGTCATTGGCTCACCCGTCGTTGCTGATAACCAAATCTACTTTGGTGGCATTGATACCTATATCTACAGCCTTGAACCGAAAAAGGGCAATCTCCGTTGGAAATACCAGACAAACGGTGCGATCACCGCATCGCCCTGCATTGTTGGGAACATGCTCTACATCGGCTCAACTGATAAACATGTGTACGCTTTAAACGTCTAA
- a CDS encoding protein phosphatase 2C domain-containing protein, with product MSLFRRLFGPRDTTDDTKQLRKPKTGTLSPVVEPSGAVVITPPGMTVDTSRPEPVVASPDAKTPIVGTPLTAASAESPLVIPITPAGAAAIATPPDGTPAKPSGGATAELADISHITTEVPLIIGATRKLEDVVTPATPNRHLIYGMSTDVGVVRTNNQDSLYTMFSTHMTTSHAPDFGLFVVADGMGGHLDGERASAIATQVIAQSILNEFYLKLIASKNEDDRPMIADVLTNAVLKANDAVADQIPDGGTTVTAVAVLGEWAYVAHVGDSRAYLLTREGADQITRDHSLVQRLIELDQLTPEDAQFHPQRNVLYRALGQGEQLDIDTATRRLPPGSRLLLCSDGLWGQVPEDVLLSLVKASPTPQEACDKLVAVANERGGNDNVTVILVQIPG from the coding sequence ATGAGCCTTTTCCGCCGCCTTTTTGGTCCGCGGGACACCACCGACGACACCAAGCAGCTTCGCAAGCCAAAGACTGGGACGCTTTCCCCTGTTGTTGAGCCAAGTGGCGCCGTTGTCATCACCCCACCCGGTATGACTGTAGATACGTCTCGCCCAGAGCCCGTCGTTGCCTCGCCGGACGCCAAAACACCGATTGTGGGGACGCCCCTCACCGCAGCCAGTGCCGAGTCGCCCTTGGTTATCCCTATCACCCCCGCAGGGGCGGCGGCAATCGCCACCCCCCCGGACGGAACACCAGCAAAGCCAAGCGGCGGGGCAACCGCCGAACTTGCTGATATTTCCCATATCACTACCGAAGTTCCCCTCATCATTGGGGCAACGCGCAAACTGGAAGATGTGGTCACACCAGCGACGCCCAACCGCCACCTCATCTATGGGATGAGTACCGATGTGGGCGTCGTCCGCACGAATAACCAAGATTCCCTCTACACGATGTTCAGCACCCATATGACAACCAGCCACGCGCCGGATTTTGGGTTGTTTGTCGTTGCCGATGGGATGGGTGGGCATTTGGATGGCGAACGCGCTTCCGCCATTGCCACCCAAGTGATTGCCCAATCGATCCTGAATGAGTTTTATCTCAAGCTCATCGCCAGCAAAAATGAAGATGATCGCCCGATGATTGCCGATGTTCTGACGAATGCCGTCCTGAAGGCGAATGATGCAGTGGCAGACCAAATCCCCGATGGCGGGACGACGGTCACTGCCGTTGCCGTCCTCGGCGAATGGGCATATGTGGCGCACGTTGGCGACAGCCGTGCCTATCTGCTTACGCGGGAGGGGGCGGATCAAATCACGCGGGATCACTCCCTCGTCCAGCGCCTTATCGAGCTTGATCAACTGACCCCTGAAGATGCTCAGTTCCACCCACAGCGAAATGTTTTGTATCGGGCGTTGGGGCAGGGCGAGCAGTTGGATATTGATACTGCCACCCGCCGCCTTCCCCCCGGCTCACGTCTGCTGTTGTGCAGCGACGGCTTGTGGGGGCAAGTCCCAGAAGATGTCTTGCTCAGCTTGGTAAAAGCCTCTCCCACGCCGCAAGAGGCGTGTGATAAACTGGTCGCAGTTGCGAACGAGCGCGGTGGAAACGATAATGTTACCGTAATCCTTGTGCAAATTCCCGGCTAG
- a CDS encoding VWA domain-containing protein produces MSAYDLYTVLGVNPNALDDDIRRVFRHASLRLHPDVNKNPGALNQFKDISAAYQVLTDPAQRRQYDQKLTESTPPRQYFALRVTPSKRTLLAMNEPQVLYLLIELVPDRTIERTKLATPTNVALVIDRSTSMNGVRLERTKYAAHQIIDQLSDTDVVSVVAFSDRAETLVKAAPLVEKNAAKVQVTTMSASGGTEIFQGLSAGYEEIKRYLGRNFANHIILITDGRTFGDEPQCLELAEQARKDGIGISAMGFGEEWNDVFLDQLASATGGTSEYIKSPSSVVKFLNERIRSLGGSFAERVTLSLAPDPDMKIESAFRLVPNPQPMSVESDPLHLGQMQPKANLSVLVQLQMPPLKHAGFRSLLRIQASGDILWDQRALHQVVADTSIEIREDAEPEEPPVTIIDALGKLTLYKMQQRAAEALAKGDVKEATRKLENLATRLLEAGQQDLANAAMSEARRVSQTNALSEEGQKRLKYGTRTLLQSGANGKDSF; encoded by the coding sequence ATGAGCGCATACGACCTTTATACCGTGTTAGGCGTCAACCCGAACGCGCTAGATGATGATATTCGGCGCGTCTTTCGGCACGCCAGTTTGCGCCTTCATCCTGATGTCAATAAAAACCCAGGGGCGTTAAACCAATTCAAAGACATTTCGGCTGCCTATCAGGTTCTCACCGACCCCGCACAGCGCCGCCAATACGATCAGAAGTTGACGGAAAGCACCCCCCCCCGCCAATATTTCGCCTTGCGCGTCACCCCCAGCAAGCGCACGCTCTTGGCAATGAACGAGCCGCAAGTTCTTTATCTGCTGATCGAACTCGTTCCAGACCGCACCATTGAGCGCACGAAACTGGCGACGCCCACTAATGTTGCCCTTGTTATTGATCGCAGTACCTCCATGAATGGCGTCCGCTTAGAGCGCACAAAGTACGCCGCCCACCAGATCATCGATCAACTCAGCGACACCGATGTTGTCTCCGTCGTCGCCTTCAGTGATCGCGCCGAAACGCTCGTCAAAGCTGCCCCCCTTGTCGAGAAAAACGCCGCCAAAGTCCAGGTGACAACGATGTCTGCCAGCGGCGGCACGGAGATTTTTCAGGGGCTTTCAGCCGGCTACGAGGAAATCAAGCGCTATTTGGGGCGCAATTTTGCCAACCATATCATTCTGATCACCGATGGGCGCACCTTTGGCGATGAACCCCAATGCCTAGAGCTTGCCGAACAAGCCCGCAAAGATGGTATTGGGATTAGCGCGATGGGCTTTGGCGAGGAATGGAACGATGTCTTTCTGGACCAGTTGGCAAGCGCAACGGGCGGCACCTCGGAGTACATCAAATCGCCTAGCTCTGTCGTCAAGTTTCTCAACGAGCGCATCCGCTCCTTGGGCGGTTCCTTTGCCGAACGGGTGACGCTCTCCCTTGCCCCCGACCCCGATATGAAGATCGAATCGGCGTTCCGCCTTGTCCCCAACCCCCAACCAATGAGTGTGGAGAGCGATCCACTTCATTTGGGGCAGATGCAGCCGAAGGCAAACCTCAGTGTCTTGGTGCAATTGCAAATGCCCCCCTTGAAACATGCCGGCTTTCGCAGCCTGTTACGGATTCAAGCCAGCGGCGATATTCTGTGGGATCAGCGGGCGCTCCATCAGGTGGTTGCCGATACCTCCATTGAGATCCGCGAGGATGCCGAACCAGAAGAACCACCAGTGACCATCATTGACGCACTGGGCAAGCTGACTCTCTATAAAATGCAGCAGAGGGCTGCCGAAGCGCTTGCCAAAGGCGATGTGAAAGAAGCCACCCGAAAGCTCGAAAATCTGGCGACGCGCCTTTTGGAGGCGGGTCAACAAGACCTTGCCAACGCCGCAATGAGCGAGGCACGCCGCGTCAGTCAGACGAATGCCCTTTCAGAAGAAGGACAAAAGCGCCTGAAATATGGCACCCGAACGCTCCTTCAGTCTGGGGCGAATGGAAAGGATTCGTTCTGA
- a CDS encoding FHA domain-containing protein, which translates to MRTCPYCASNNREGIFFCEECGQVLFGENAVTKTHQLPGGGRTTSFPEGSKNNWGTARFTREAAIMLHIKDNPTPIQINPESETTIGRSDVGSPTRPTVDMTPYGAYENGVSRLHAVIRRGEDTLTLVDLGSVNGTHLNGQRLNPNQPRVLRDGDEIRFGKLTCHIFFKMVEPHTP; encoded by the coding sequence ATGAGGACCTGTCCGTATTGCGCCAGCAATAACCGCGAGGGCATCTTTTTCTGCGAAGAGTGTGGGCAAGTTCTCTTTGGCGAGAACGCCGTCACCAAAACCCACCAACTCCCGGGCGGCGGACGCACCACAAGTTTTCCCGAAGGCAGCAAAAACAATTGGGGAACAGCACGCTTCACCCGTGAGGCGGCGATCATGCTCCATATCAAGGACAACCCCACCCCCATCCAGATTAACCCAGAGAGCGAGACAACCATCGGGCGCAGCGACGTCGGCAGCCCCACCCGTCCAACGGTGGATATGACCCCTTACGGCGCTTACGAAAATGGCGTCTCCCGCCTTCATGCCGTCATCCGGCGCGGCGAGGATACGCTTACCCTTGTCGATTTGGGCAGTGTCAACGGCACGCACCTAAACGGGCAGCGCCTGAATCCCAACCAGCCCCGCGTCCTGCGCGATGGCGATGAGATTCGCTTTGGCAAGCTGACCTGTCATATCTTTTTCAAGATGGTTGAACCACACACGCCCTAA
- a CDS encoding response regulator transcription factor, with the protein MSSSKRAPNREKQRILVVDDEPRMITFIRMNLELEGFQVVEAHDGMAALDALRTQLPDLALLDVMMPRLDGFEVLRMMREFSTVPVIMLTAKGEEDDRVRGLELGADDYITKPFSPRELVSRVRAVLRRIESAGTAPENAVLKIDDRLSVDWNRREVVVAGKHIKLRPTEYRLLYHLIENAGWTVTHEQLLAKVWGYEYRDETHYVRLYVNYLREKIEEDAANPKYIQTERGVGYRFVDFKHEMA; encoded by the coding sequence ATGTCTAGCAGCAAACGCGCCCCCAACCGCGAGAAACAACGTATCCTCGTCGTGGATGACGAACCACGCATGATCACCTTCATTCGGATGAACCTTGAATTGGAAGGTTTTCAGGTTGTTGAGGCGCATGACGGCATGGCTGCACTCGACGCCCTCCGTACCCAACTACCCGATCTCGCCCTGCTGGATGTTATGATGCCCCGCTTGGATGGCTTTGAGGTCTTGCGTATGATGCGCGAGTTCTCCACCGTCCCCGTGATTATGCTGACGGCAAAGGGCGAGGAAGATGATCGCGTTCGGGGCTTGGAACTAGGGGCGGATGATTACATTACCAAGCCCTTCAGCCCCCGTGAGTTGGTCAGCCGCGTCCGTGCCGTCTTGCGCCGCATTGAATCGGCGGGGACAGCGCCGGAAAACGCTGTCCTCAAAATTGATGACCGCCTCAGCGTCGATTGGAATAGGCGCGAAGTTGTCGTCGCCGGAAAACATATCAAACTGCGCCCGACAGAATACCGCTTGCTCTACCATCTGATCGAAAATGCCGGCTGGACAGTGACCCATGAGCAGCTTTTGGCAAAGGTGTGGGGCTATGAATACCGCGACGAAACCCACTACGTCCGCCTTTATGTGAATTACCTGCGCGAGAAGATTGAGGAAGACGCGGCGAATCCAAAATATATCCAAACGGAACGCGGCGTCGGCTATCGCTTTGTCGATTTCAAGCACGAAATGGCATAG
- a CDS encoding DUF3291 domain-containing protein: MSIYHLAQLNIATLRVPTTDPMIADFMTLLDHVNALAEQTPGFVWRFKTEGGSAVDAQFFENPLVIINFSVWETIDALFAFTYNNPDHLGVFRRRLEWFEKHEAPSLVMWWIPAGTTPTVEEGKKRLALLREKGTTADAFTFKQRFPPPAP, encoded by the coding sequence ATGTCCATCTACCACCTTGCCCAATTGAATATTGCCACCCTCCGCGTCCCGACCACCGATCCGATGATCGCTGACTTCATGACGCTCCTCGATCATGTTAATGCGCTGGCAGAACAAACCCCGGGCTTTGTTTGGCGGTTCAAGACCGAAGGCGGCAGCGCTGTGGATGCGCAGTTTTTTGAAAACCCGCTGGTGATTATCAATTTCTCCGTGTGGGAGACGATTGACGCCCTCTTTGCCTTCACCTACAACAACCCTGACCATCTGGGGGTTTTCCGCCGCCGCTTGGAGTGGTTCGAGAAACACGAGGCGCCGAGCCTCGTCATGTGGTGGATTCCCGCCGGCACAACCCCGACGGTAGAAGAAGGCAAAAAACGCCTCGCCCTTCTGCGCGAAAAGGGGACAACTGCCGACGCCTTCACCTTCAAACAGCGTTTCCCGCCGCCCGCACCGTAG
- a CDS encoding acetylxylan esterase has product MAGNDGRGGGSITPADARALLYTLLGDLPERHRPLTATCLETTDHDGYSMDYLLLDLNGVEPVPALFVKPDQAVGRIPCLLYNHAHGNDYLTGKRELINGRAAWHNPPYAAALTGAGYAALCLDHWGFGERRGRTESELFKLMLWRGQTLWGMMVYDSLRAVDYLTTRPDVDAARIGTLGLSMGSTMAWWLAALDERLRVCVDLCCLTDFEALIAARGLDGHGVYYYVPSLLKHFTTASINALIAPRPHLSLAGNDDPLTPPAGLDRIDAALHEVYKGLGAEGAWRLVRSQTGHFETVAMRGEVMRFLATWL; this is encoded by the coding sequence ATGGCTGGCAATGACGGGCGGGGAGGTGGTTCTATAACCCCCGCTGACGCCCGCGCCCTGCTCTATACCCTTCTGGGCGATCTGCCGGAGCGCCATCGTCCACTCACGGCGACGTGCCTTGAAACGACAGACCATGATGGGTACAGTATGGACTATCTGCTGCTTGATTTGAACGGGGTAGAGCCTGTGCCTGCCCTGTTTGTGAAGCCCGATCAGGCGGTGGGACGTATCCCCTGTCTGCTTTACAACCACGCGCATGGCAACGATTACCTGACTGGCAAACGGGAATTGATCAACGGGCGAGCGGCATGGCACAACCCACCCTATGCGGCGGCGCTGACGGGCGCGGGCTATGCGGCGCTGTGTCTTGATCACTGGGGTTTTGGGGAACGGCGCGGACGAACCGAGAGCGAACTATTCAAGCTGATGTTGTGGCGGGGGCAGACCCTCTGGGGGATGATGGTCTACGATTCGCTGCGGGCGGTGGATTACCTGACGACGCGCCCCGATGTGGACGCGGCGCGGATAGGGACGCTTGGGCTTTCGATGGGCAGCACAATGGCCTGGTGGCTGGCGGCGCTGGATGAACGGCTGCGCGTCTGTGTTGATCTGTGCTGCCTGACAGATTTCGAGGCACTGATCGCGGCGCGGGGGTTGGATGGTCACGGCGTGTACTATTACGTGCCGTCGCTGTTGAAGCATTTCACCACAGCGTCGATCAACGCTCTGATCGCCCCCCGCCCGCACCTAAGCCTTGCCGGAAATGATGATCCGCTGACCCCGCCAGCGGGGTTGGATCGCATTGACGCCGCCCTGCACGAGGTGTACAAGGGGCTAGGGGCAGAGGGCGCGTGGCGGCTCGTGCGCTCGCAGACGGGGCATTTTGAGACGGTGGCAATGCGCGGCGAGGTGATGCGCTTTCTCGCCACATGGTTGTGA